In Tolypothrix sp. NIES-4075, the following proteins share a genomic window:
- a CDS encoding CTB family bacteriocin, which yields MESNLFIELSEEQQEVVAGGFTFNTGSFFDASQFSKTTALSFAGASSSTANGTTTGAGFTYNNAELSQFLSNGGGTTITQPLSA from the coding sequence ATGGAATCTAACTTGTTTATCGAATTGTCTGAAGAGCAACAAGAAGTTGTAGCTGGTGGCTTTACTTTTAATACCGGTTCCTTCTTTGATGCAAGTCAGTTCAGTAAGACCACTGCCCTCAGCTTCGCAGGCGCAAGTTCATCAACTGCTAATGGTACTACTACAGGCGCAGGTTTCACATATAATAACGCCGAGCTAAGTCAATTCCTGTCAAATGGTGGTGGAACCACGATAACCCAGCCTTTAAGTGCATAG